The segment aatgaatttttactAATGGTATAagaaatcaaatgttttatCCTTGAAGTTGTGTTGTGTGTTTCTTCATGTTGGAATACTCCAGCCAAATGTTTTTGTTGACCTCTTGCTCTTTAGCTTAGAGAAtctaaagaaaagaagagatttACATGGATGTATTCATCAATACAACAATTATCAGTCTGAGAAACTTGGATAGAGCTTGTGACATCTTtggattctttttctttttctccagATCTTGCAACCTTTACTCTAGGTGACACATCAGTATTAATGATGTTCTGGCGAACTTGGTTCTTCTTTATCCCACGTCAGTATAAACAATTATCATGTTTTGCTAAGTCTCTTTTACTGAAAAAATAATGCATATTGCATATGGAGTATGCATCAGCAACTTTGGATTCCTTTTCTACATATCTTGCAACCTCAACTCTTGTTGTTCTTGGTTTCCTCACAGCTTGATTAAAGATGTTCTGGCacatttgtttcttttatatcTCACGACAAGTCTTCTCATGTTTCACTAAGTTTCTTTGACTGAAAAAATCATGTCTATTGCATATGAACATGCACTTGTGGATATTTACCGAGAGACAAGGTTTGACATACATACATTTAAAGAGagttagaaaagaaaagatacaAAAAAGCAAGGAGTTCTCAAACAAACAAAGCTAAGATACCATAGTGGATGATCGTCTCTAATTTGAATAAGAAACTATTTGTGAGTAtctgtttataaattttattcctTGGAAAGGTTGAGTAGGACgtcgtttcttttcttttgaagaagatgaaggcataagcataatatatatgaacaaaTCAATGTACTAAAGATGAAAGCTCCAAAAATAATGTTTACTTTGGATATAGAAGAAGACTTTGCATTGACAGTAGTGAGAGTGTAAAGCAATGAAAGTGCATCTTGGATACGGCTGGATACAAGATGAATACTCGCTATATTATGTATACTTGATACTGAACTTGCATTGCACAAATACTCACATGTACAGTGGGCATTCATCTAGTTACCATAATGGGAGAACTTGCTTCTTCAAATTGATTTCCCCTCGCAAAGTTCCTTCTTCAACATTCAGTAAGCCTCCTTATAGTTAGTTGAGTATGACTAATTGAGAAAACTAGGAATCAATTCCatcttttaataatagtttagttttcaattttttttttgatcaatgaaaAAACAACAGATGTGTATACTTCATTTTCAAAGTATCTTAAAAGccataattttaaatacttgtaactttttatttccttctttttattatttttatttttttaaacagttTACAAAATGTCAATATACAGCTGTTGCGACTGTTCTTACTATTTCGTCACTTTACTACAGTGACATCTCAACCATCTTGCGAACCACCACAAGAAACAAGTACACAAGTGACTTGATATAGACTTCCGCTATATGACGAGAGCACACACACACATTATGCTTAGCATTTACACTGAAAGATTATGCCAATCATTAACAAAACTAAAGAgtacttttgaaaaaaaacaagcacatactttgttttcttgttttttttgcttaatatcTTTTCGcccagaaaatataattaaaaagattaagGGTGTTAAGAACACACAGGACCGCATAAAACAGCTCGAGTCTGGATCCGTTAACATCTTTTCCATCGAGCCACCCCGTGACAGCTTTAATAACATCCACAAGAACCGTACTTAGGAAGAAACCTAACGCGGTGGAAAACCACCCCAACGCCGTGCTGATGCTCTTCATACTCGCAGGAGATTCTCTATAGAAGAACTCTAACATTCCTCCAAGAGTCAACACATCCGAGAAACTCAGCAAAACATACTGAAACTCTAACCAGAACACGGAGATTTTGATGTTGTTGTGAACCAACTTCTGTTTTCTCTTGGCCTCCACGATGGCTGCTATGGCCATTGCAACAGAGGTGAGAGCTAGGCCTGCTCCTatgcgtttcaaattgaagctcGACGACCTTTCGTTATTGTTTGATGAGATTCTTTTTCCAAAGAGTTCGTAGAACGCTATAGAAGAGAGCATAAATAAGAGAGCAATAGTGTTGAGAGAAGCGGGAGGAAACTCTAAGGACTGCGTGATTTTTCTGTTCATCAACATGCCTTGTTGTACGGAGTAGGTTGAGAGCTGTGCTAAGCAACAGTTCATTACAATTGTGCTCGCAAAGATTGGTAGGAGAGCTAGAAATGTTCTTGTTTCTTCAACTTCTGTTGCTGAGATATTATTGTTGAGCTTTGCTTTATTTAAAAACCTGAAAATCAAATACCAATACCGGTCTTGAAGCTCTGTTTTGTACTGAATCATTATTACGTTATAACGCATTTGAATCATATAAATCATAAATCGTTAGATAAAATGAACTTTAATACATACAATAAGAACCGATggctttttaatatataaactatgGCTTTTGAAATAaccatttttattaattataccCACGTCTTTCAAATTTAGTCAGGAGAGTCTAATTATCTATCTCAATCATTTTTattggaaaatatattttatttttcaaaaaaaaatgaaattctaAAAGGTAAAAATACTAGTTGAAATGCATGGAATCAAAATTATGAAAGCTTCTTTATTAATTTCTAAGGGAACCATTTTTAGTTTTAGGACGTAACTAGGACTTAGGACAAAGCTTAATTATGTTAGTGcagatattttaaaaacaaaagacgAAAAAGTACGTGTTTAGCATTACTTGAATTTGTTGTGATGAATGCTTTTGTCGGTAGAGTTATGATTCTGCGTCATCTCTGCATCCGTTGCAAACCTATTTCGGTTTCTTGCGGCAGAAACAAACACGTTCACAATTCTGGTCAAAGAGCTTCCTGTTGGACGCTTGAACCGATACATAGGAAATCCCACGGTGAAAAGAAAGAGTGCAGAGGCTAAAACCACGGTGCAGATATCGAAGCTGGAGCTCCATCCTTTGTTTTCTTCAATCCAAACCATAATTGTTACGGCCAAGACGCCTCCAAAGCAGATAGAGAAGAAATACCAATTGAAGAATCCTGAGATAAGTTTCTGGTTTCGACTATCAAGCTGGTCGCCTCCGTGAGCAGGCAAAGAGGCTTTGACACCTCCAACACCTGTAGCTACTGCATAAAGTCCTGTGAATAGAACCACTGATTGAAGAGTCGAAGGAGTGTTATCTCCTTGTGGTTGTAACTTAGGGATATGAGCTTGGATGGTCAACAAGATTAATCCCTATAAAAAGGAGCTTTTAagtaattttgattattttaagtAATTTAATGGATTTTTTCTTGTTACCAGGAGTTCAATTGAACAAAAGATGACGAAAGCGGTGAAGCGAGTGAGAAAAGAGTCAGCGATAAAACCACCAAAGATAGTGAGCAAAAACGAAGTTCCTGTGAAGTTGGTCACCATGTTTGATGCTTTGGCTGATGAGTAATGCCATGATTTCGTGAAGTATGTGATGAAGTTGGTTGAACATGCTAAGAACACCATATTCTCCATTATCTCCACAACTACATTAGCACACACCAAATatccatatataataaaagtgcAATATTTATAAGGTTATTTTTGTTGGGTTATTGAAATTTACCACAAGCGATGGAAGCAGCTCTAATTCCACCATGCTTGCCAGGGATTGCCTCTCTACCCCTCCAATCTTCAAATTTCTCTTCCATCTCATTCTGCATCTCTACGATCCTTTAGAAACAAGGATGatttaatagatattttttttgtaaagtgaTAGTATTAGGTGTTACTTTGACATTACCGATGGTGTGGTTGCTTTTgggtttttgtttatataagaaactaaGAACAAGTTGCGTGAGAATGTAAAAACAAAGTAATTAAGAGCTGAAACGGAAAGCAATTACTATTATTTGACCTGTTTTACAAGTGTCTACTGAttagttttgtttggacatTTGCAAGTAACGACACTATCTTTcaactttttatataattagtaaaATTGTCATATATTTCTTGATATGTATTGATAAATGCAAGAGTAATATGTATCTCTATATTGATTAAATCAGTTTATTTTGTATTCATGTATCCAAAATTTTAGCTAACATGCCATAGTGTAGTCACTGAATGATATCCATGTATGATGTATCAATTACAGAATATTccaaatcttattttaaaaatgctCTAAGGTAACTTTTAAAGTAATATCGGATATCATGCAGTGAAGTCAAAAGGTTCATGCATCTACCATTTCTTTCCTTTCTTATATTCAAACCCAAAATatgcaaaaaagaaaagaaatttcTACTTTCTTAGACTTGCATGGAAAAGGAAAACATttacaaaactaatttttttgtttagttagcACAAGTTTTTGTAGTGGCAAAGGAAAAGAATTGTTGTTTGGTTCGTAATACACGACAAACGTCACTGAAAAAGCGAAGATACATgctttcaaaaaagaaaaaacgaagATACATAAGAGTTTTTATTACGTAGGACAGTTGTGTGAACTATATTCCATGGTCattgtgccaaaaaaaaaaaaaactattccaAGGTCTTGAACGCTCAGGTTACAATTTTAACCATATGATTTAgtggaaaacaaaataaagaatcGAAAAAACGCTCAGGTTCGTCCTACGTTGGCTGGCAAAGATGGTCCACATCGCATTTTATGCTATTTATGACCTCCGTTCAAGTGAAAGCAAGGTAAGTACTTGACTTTGCAAGAAGAAACAGTTTGAAAATGTTAAACGAATATCGAGTCAATGATCAGACCAGGCAACTCCTAAAGTTTCTATGGGTTTTCCAGCACGTCAGTCTATTTTGTGTCAGTTAGTTGTTTGGAAGAGGTCCGTATACATCATATAAGCAGAACCGGCCTATAAATCATGCATTCAAGTCAAAAGGTTCATGCATCTACCATTTCTTTCCTTTCTTATATTCAAACCCAAATatgcaaaaaagaaaagaaatttcTACTTTCTTAGACTTGCATGGAAAAGGAAAACATttacaaaactattttttgtttagcTAGCATAAGTTTTCGTAGTGGCAAAGGAAAAGAATTGTTGTTTGGTTCGTAATAGACGACAAAAGTCTCTGAAAAAGAGAAGATACATAAGAGTTTTTATTACATAGGACAGTTGTGTGAACTATTCCATGGTCTGTTACAGAAAAAAAGAACTATACCATGGTCAttgtgccaaaaaaaaagaaaaagaactaTTCCAAGGTCTTGAACACTCAGATTACAATTTTAACCATACGATTTGgtggaaaacaaaacaaagaatcGAAAAACGCTCAGGTTCCTCCTACGTTGGCTGGTAAAAGATGGTTCACGTCCCATTTTATGCTATTTATGACCTCCGTTCAAGTGAAAGCAAAGTAAGTATTTGACACTGAAAGCAGAAACAAATGTTAGAAAATGTTCAACGAATATCAAGTCAATGATCAGACCAGCAACTCCTAAAGTTTCTATGGGTTTCCCAGCATGTCAGTCTATTTTGTGTCAGTTAGTTGTTTGGAAGAGGTCCGTATACATCATATAAGCAGAACCGGCCTATAAACCAAGCAAACAAAACATGGACTTGTGGCTGCTATGTTTTGTAAAAGTTGAATTGATCTGGTTGTAGAGTAACATGTCCCAAAGAGtgtcaaaatatttttggttttgctTAAAAGATTAATCGGAAATGACTCCGTTGGATATCAGTTTCCGCGCTCTCTATTGGATGATCGCTTTCTGTTTCCGTTGATCATACAGGATCTGACCCTTGTGTAAAATTGTAGCGGGGTAAAACTATTTGAAAGTTCTGCGCAAAATGTTTGTTACAAATATAACTGAAGAGTTTAAGAAACATTTGATACTGGAACCTTTCAAGAATGTCGCATGGAGAAATATTAGGcatatgattattattatttgttaaaaaagcatatgattatttttttctggtCGAGAAAAGCATATGATTATTAATGCCACTTAACCCAGTGGTACAACATTAACCTTGACATCATGGCCTTAATTTTAAgattctaataaatattttagtctCCTTAAAATCGATGGGAAAAAAGTGTAGAAATACCTACTTAACTATTCATTTAATACTACTACTACACGCTGCATGGATGCGCGGATCATCACGTCCTGATGAACAAACGTGCAGTGACGGCGTCATCAAACCCCACGGAACGACAGCTAACGGCGTCTTTATTCAACGGCGCCACTTCGAAACTAGATCCGACCACCCTTCTCGTGCACGGACCGAACCACTTGCGTTGCAAGTAAGAGAATCTCCGCCACGGAGGGAGAGACAATCCGCGGCTCTTCAACGACCTCTTCGCCGCGTCGCAAGACTCTCTCACAACCGTCCTAAGATTCTCTTCCTTTCCTACGAAAACACGAGGCAGCAGCTGTAACACGCCGAGCGCGTATTGGCTCGTCGGCCTCGCGATCTCGAACTCGGAAGCGAAGTCTAGATCGACGAAGTAGCGAACGGATGCTGTACGATGATGATCATCACCACCAGCGGGGTGGTTGTAAACGACGTCGATGAAGTCGTAGCTCCCGGCGGTGAGTTTAGGTGATGAGTTCCATTTGGTGACGCAAACGGCGGCGTCGTGTCCGAGCTCTCGTAGAAACGATGCAACCTTGTCTTTGAAAAGGTGCTTCCGCTGGGATCTGAAACCGGAGTATGCTTCCGCTGCTTTCGAAACGTGAGCTAGCAATGTGTTCCGATAAGGATCATAGTCGGAGAAGTTTAAGGCCATCTTCAAGATCTTCTCACTAGCTTCACCGGAACGTTCCCTTGGAGAATTCTCAGACAGATCGGAGTCAGAGTCGTAGAATGTTTGTACTTCGTCTTCGGGACCATCGTCGAGAAACTCGAGTTCAGGAGAGTCGTCTTGGTGTAGTGTGCTGCTGTGGTTGCTGAAGATTCGAGCCTTGGCCTCATCGTCCAGTGGTTCGGTGACACGTTTGGTTTTAGAGAAGATCGCCATAGATGAGTGTGTTTTAGTGACAAGTAAGAAGTGAAAAGGTGAGAGACTCGAATATAAAGTGAGCGTTTGAGTGAGTTGTTGTGGTGGAGCATTTATCTGAGAATATtccttgtttctttttattttctatgttaatttttatatttttgcctTTTgcaaatttgttatatattatctaatctGACGCAAGACCAGTGCTTAGGAAGGATATCCGATGGTACCTGAAGGATTTTTTCCAAGTCCTATGGACGGACAAGAATTCGAGCAGCTAGTATATTCCTTTTGAGTATTCTTATAAGATTATATATCCCAAAGAAAAGTTCTATGCATCGTTCGTGTTTAATGTTATCCTCGGTTGATCTTCTGTAGTAAGAGCATGTTGATGAGTTTAGCCTTAAGACATTTTTGATAGAACGTAGCAAAATCCTCACAAAAACATTTGCTTTTGATGAATTCTAATCAATTCACACAAGGGACGATAAGTATCTCgattataaattatcaaagctAACATTTAATAAAGAACAACAATGTCTTGAAGGTCTCATCTAAAAACACAACTTAAATGGAAATTAAGCAAAGATACATAAACGAGAAAAACATCCAAAGCTATTCCCCATgacgctgctgctgctgctgctgcttcacTTCTGCATATTCTCACCCAAAGAATAAAGTTTGGTCAATTACGTTTACAATCAACAAACGTTTTGGTAAAAGATTAGAGAGATACTTACAGATAGTTTTGCAAACATGTTTCCGTAAAACTTGGCCTCCTTTTTGTTGAACTCCTTCATTTTCTCCTTCAACCTTCTCTGCTCCACCTTCACTTCCCTATCATTTCGATaataaaaaaagcaaaaaatgAGAGTGTAGATTTAACTTTACGATCCATAATGTTCACTCCGGCATATGAAGAAAACAAACCTGTTATCGGGATCAATTTCAAGGGCCTTCTTGACATCAAACTCGGCCAAGTCCAAATCAGCCAACTCCATGTAGGCCTGCGCTCTCCTGTAAAGAGCTTTCACATTGGTGCTTTCCAGCTCTAGCACCTAAACATATAATCCAAAAGCACACCTTTGTTGGCTCTGAAGgtataaaaaaaagagaggatatGCAAGTCTTATCCACCAATTAGTTTACCTTTGTGCATAGCTTTTCAGCCTGCCTGTATTCTTTCAGCTTCAGTTTGCATGCTGCGTCGTTCAGGTTGCACGCCACTTTCAATGCTTTTGcttgcttcttctcctcctcacTGAAGGATGAGTCGTATTCAATGAATTTGACAGCCTgaaaagaaaccaaaaccaTGTTAGAAGATGATGGTTTCAACGTAAGAAACGTACAAATCATCGAACGCTTCATATTTATTACCTTCTCGTATCTCTTGGAAGCGAGTGCATATTTGCCTGCTTTGAACTTGGCAtttccttcttccttcttcttacCGGCAGCTTCAATCTTCTCCTCAGTGTTCATGTCCCACGATTCCCTTTCCTGAAAATACAGTGACAAACAAGTGTTAGACACACCTATATTCTGCTTTACTCCCTGAAGTAGGGGCTAAACTGCACTAACCTTGTCGAAAGACACAAGGTCAACCTCATAATAGACGGTTGAGTTTGGCGGCACCACAGCTAATTCCTGCTTTGACTCAGTTGAACCAAAAGCATACTCTGGGTCTATGGTCACCAATGCCACTTCacccttcttcatcttcatcacgGCTTTATCAAGTCCATCGATCACTTGCTCTGTTAAGAGCATACATCAAAATCTATTAAAACGATGAAGTCCAgaacatcaaatttattaataggAAATTTTCAAAACTGTAGTTACCTTCATCAGTTTTGAACTCAAAGAGCTCTTCACCTTCACCGTGACCTTTCTTTAGGAATACAGTACCGTCTCCAAGTTTCCCTATCAGTTTCACTGCCAGAAAGTAACAAATAAAACACTTGTAAGTAACTGTTACTGGAGAAGAGACGCATACGCTCAAAATCTGAGATAGCAAACCTTTCACGACCGCTCCGTCGTTGGGACGCTCATATCCTTCCCCTTCTTTCAGGATTTTCTTGATGACCTTGTTATCATCTGTCACTTCAGAAACTGTCTTCCAGGAAACCAACTCCAGCTCGATCTCAAGTGTCGCGTTTGGAGGAACCGCAGCTTCACCACCAGAGGCTGGCTTGCCCTTCTCCCCGAAACCATCTGTCAAATTTATAAGCACGTTGGAATAAGAGATGATGTGCACACTATCACCACAATCACTGAAGAAAACACACTCGAAGCCAAACTATCTTACATTGTGGTTTAACTGTCAGGAGGACCTTCTCTGCCTTCTTCATGGTTTTCACAGCCTTAGCAAGCGCAGGACAGAAGCAACCTATATAATGACATAGACCACAAAGATTGTCAGAGACAGAACATACTATCCTACACCCCCATGATTTGTCATAAGAAACAAAGCACTAACCATCTTTAACAGTGAACTCAACACCATCAGATCTCCCAACAACTGTACCATCCTCAAGCTTAGCTTCATACTTAACTGAAACATACAAATACACCGGAAAACACAtcagaaaaatatcaaaaggtGCACAAATTTATAAAGTAAGTGACAAAGATCACTGACCAAGAACTTCATCGAGATCCTTTGGTGTCTCCCACTTCTCCCCCGCAGCAACAATCTTCTTAAACACACCACCGTCCTTGCATATGTCCTTAACACTAGACCAGGAAAGCAACTCCACATCAAACTGAAGCGTGGCATTGGCAGGAATAGTCGGCGGAGAACCAGATTCACCATACGCCAGCGCCGAAGGGATAGTGAACACAGCGTTTTCGCCTTTCTTCATAGTCTTAATACCAATATCCCATCCCTTAATAACCTGACCTGCAAACACACTCATTGCCAAGATAGAAAGAATAAACAACAATCTCAACTTAATTCACACAGATCTTCCCAAATTTAACCTAATTAGATTAATGAGTTGCTAATGATAGATACTAAAGCTAAACAATCATAATCAAGGAGAGATTGAATCCACTGACCTTGACCGAGAGTGAATTTGAAAGGCGTTCCTCTGTCACGGCTCGAATCGAACTTGGTCCCATCGAGCAAAGTACCAGTGTAATGCACTGTAGAAAAGATCGATCGAAGTCTCAGCTAAGTCAAATCGAAATAACATCACAAAAATTGGAGATTTTCGAATCTGATGTTTTTTTACCTTCAACTTCGTCGCCGTTCTCAGGAGTCTCGAATCCTTCGCCTTCCTTGacgagtttcttcttcaaacCTTGCTGgatctccttctcctctccgACTTTGAGGAACGCCGCGTCGTCGCCGAAATCCATGTCGTCGTCTCCGCCGTTGATTCCACCGACGGGAGGCATCTCGAAATCTTCATCCATCTCGAATTTGAAAGTAGCGTTGAGGTAAGACGAATCGCGAGAGAACAGTTCAGTTTTGTGAGGAGAGCTGAGGTTGGTATTAATGTGGGGTTTATATATTCGGGTGAAAAAAAGGGTTCTAGAGACTTCCTTTGGTATACGAGAAGGATGAGAGAAGATTGACGGTGTTAAGACTGTTCCAGAATATGTACCTACAAATGTTGTTTCACTCGTGACGCCGTTAAGAAAGAAGATGCGTACTTTGATTACGTGTCTTGGTTGCGTCAGCTATATGTGCTGGGCTTTAACTATTTTCGGTAAACTCTTTTATTAGATTGGCAAAAGTGTAGAATAGTACGGACTCTTGATTGGGCCCAATAAGGTTTGGTTCAGATAAAAGGTAATTTAAACCTGAATTTTGACGTGGAAATGTAGTACTACTAGTAGTGTTTCTACACGATAAAAGAGACCTGTCAATATTTATTCCATTTCTATGTTCCATCTTTCATAACAAATGAGTTACATGGGGATTATGTACaatcatttcaaaattaataaaatcaagtgTTATAAAAAAAGAGACCTATAATTCAaagtttagaaatatataatttcttgttgacaaaaataatatatatggtttttctcttttgtatatattaattaaaataaattataaaaaggaTGTGTGAAATCTTTAAACAGAAATCCACAATAACAATTTAATTAGTGTAGTGCTAATAAACTGTGCGTAAAtcttcataaaataataaaattaactgctgcaaaaaaattatttccatAAGTGTAAAacttttacaaatata is part of the Raphanus sativus cultivar WK10039 chromosome 5, ASM80110v3, whole genome shotgun sequence genome and harbors:
- the LOC108863275 gene encoding uncharacterized protein LOC108863275 — translated: MAIFSKTKRVTEPLDDEAKARIFSNHSSTLHQDDSPELEFLDDGPEDEVQTFYDSDSDLSENSPRERSGEASEKILKMALNFSDYDPYRNTLLAHVSKAAEAYSGFRSQRKHLFKDKVASFLRELGHDAAVCVTKWNSSPKLTAGSYDFIDVVYNHPAGGDDHHRTASVRYFVDLDFASEFEIARPTSQYALGVLQLLPRVFVGKEENLRTVVRESCDAAKRSLKSRGLSLPPWRRFSYLQRKWFGPCTRRVVGSSFEVAPLNKDAVSCRSVGFDDAVTARLFIRT
- the LOC108860297 gene encoding protein NRT1/ PTR FAMILY 4.1, which gives rise to MQNEMEEKFEDWRGREAIPGKHGGIRAASIACVVEIMENMVFLACSTNFITYFTKSWHYSSAKASNMVTNFTGTSFLLTIFGGFIADSFLTRFTAFVIFCSIELLGLILLTIQAHIPKLQPQGDNTPSTLQSVVLFTGLYAVATGVGGVKASLPAHGGDQLDSRNQKLISGFFNWYFFSICFGGVLAVTIMVWIEENKGWSSSFDICTVVLASALFLFTVGFPMYRFKRPTGSSLTRIVNVFVSAARNRNRFATDAEMTQNHNSTDKSIHHNKFKFLNKAKLNNNISATEVEETRTFLALLPIFASTIVMNCCLAQLSTYSVQQGMLMNRKITQSLEFPPASLNTIALLFMLSSIAFYELFGKRISSNNNERSSSFNLKRIGAGLALTSVAMAIAAIVEAKRKQKLVHNNIKISVFWLEFQYVLLSFSDVLTLGGMLEFFYRESPASMKSISTALGWFSTALGFFLSTVLVDVIKAVTGWLDGKDVNGSRLELFYAVLCVLNTLNLFNYIFWAKRY
- the LOC108863274 gene encoding peptidyl-prolyl cis-trans isomerase FKBP62 — its product is MDEDFEMPPVGGINGGDDDMDFGDDAAFLKVGEEKEIQQGLKKKLVKEGEGFETPENGDEVEVHYTGTLLDGTKFDSSRDRGTPFKFTLGQGQVIKGWDIGIKTMKKGENAVFTIPSALAYGESGSPPTIPANATLQFDVELLSWSSVKDICKDGGVFKKIVAAGEKWETPKDLDEVLVKYEAKLEDGTVVGRSDGVEFTVKDGCFCPALAKAVKTMKKAEKVLLTVKPQYGFGEKGKPASGGEAAVPPNATLEIELELVSWKTVSEVTDDNKVIKKILKEGEGYERPNDGAVVKVKLIGKLGDGTVFLKKGHGEGEELFEFKTDEEQVIDGLDKAVMKMKKGEVALVTIDPEYAFGSTESKQELAVVPPNSTVYYEVDLVSFDKERESWDMNTEEKIEAAGKKKEEGNAKFKAGKYALASKRYEKAVKFIEYDSSFSEEEKKQAKALKVACNLNDAACKLKLKEYRQAEKLCTKVLELESTNVKALYRRAQAYMELADLDLAEFDVKKALEIDPDNREVKVEQRRLKEKMKEFNKKEAKFYGNMFAKLSK